In one window of Caminicella sporogenes DSM 14501 DNA:
- a CDS encoding metallophosphoesterase, whose protein sequence is MKKRFKEFFYYLFGGIYIPKELVNTREKILLHISDTPAMLYRGLDKFIRELRPNYIVHTGDIVDNIKLEIYPNKICEYRKNLKKIIDILESSRAEKIYISLGNHDNKEVVNSLIKRSIIIEKSDIINIEGIEIKVSHFPDEILKDSRKYNLFGHDLTLKTKIKDEKVYLNGISSINVLLFKSEKIFTLPYPFGTDDSRLCKGKTGF, encoded by the coding sequence ATGAAAAAAAGATTTAAAGAGTTTTTTTATTATCTTTTTGGTGGTATATATATACCGAAGGAATTAGTAAATACTAGAGAAAAGATATTGCTTCATATATCGGATACACCGGCTATGCTTTACAGAGGACTTGATAAATTTATAAGAGAATTAAGACCTAATTATATCGTTCATACAGGAGATATTGTTGATAATATTAAGTTAGAAATATATCCTAATAAAATTTGTGAGTATAGAAAAAATTTAAAAAAAATAATAGATATTTTAGAAAGTTCGAGAGCAGAAAAGATATATATTTCATTGGGAAATCATGATAATAAAGAAGTTGTAAATAGTTTAATTAAAAGAAGTATAATTATAGAAAAAAGCGATATTATCAATATAGAGGGGATAGAGATTAAAGTTAGCCATTTTCCAGATGAAATTTTAAAAGATTCTAGAAAATATAATTTATTTGGTCATGATTTAACTCTTAAAACTAAAATAAAAGATGAAAAAGTGTATTTAAACGGTATATCAAGCATAAATGTGTTATTGTTTAAAAGCGAAAAAATTTTTACACTTCCATATCCATTTGGAACAGATGATAGTCGTTTGTGTAAAGGAAAAACAGGTTTTTAG
- the cobT gene encoding nicotinate-nucleotide--dimethylbenzimidazole phosphoribosyltransferase translates to MILLKETIKRIGELDSKAMEKAKERVDNLIKPPGSLGRLEEIVIQLAGITGEIYPKVDKKAVIVMAADHGVFEEGVVVFPQEVTEIQTKNMARGVTGVCALAKYVGADVVPVDIGVKVDINEPGVINKKVKYGTDNMAKGPAMSREEAIRALEVGIEVAEEQIKKGKNILATGEMGICNTTPSAAIVSVIGGYDPFEVTGIGANFPVDKLKYKAGVVKRAIEVNSPNPKDGIDVLAKVGGLEIAGMAGVMLAGAANRIPVVVDGFISSAAALIACTIEPKTKNFLIPSHASKEKGAIYASELLGLKPMLYMDMRLGEGTGAVLALSLIESATYMNNEMITFAEAGISV, encoded by the coding sequence ATGATTTTGTTAAAAGAAACTATTAAAAGGATTGGTGAGCTTGATAGTAAAGCCATGGAAAAAGCAAAAGAAAGAGTAGATAATCTTATCAAGCCACCTGGGAGTTTAGGAAGATTAGAAGAGATAGTTATTCAGCTAGCAGGAATAACAGGAGAAATTTATCCAAAGGTGGATAAAAAAGCTGTTATAGTTATGGCAGCAGATCATGGAGTATTTGAAGAAGGAGTTGTAGTATTTCCACAAGAAGTAACAGAAATTCAAACAAAAAATATGGCAAGAGGAGTTACTGGCGTTTGTGCATTAGCAAAGTATGTAGGGGCTGATGTAGTACCGGTAGATATAGGAGTAAAAGTTGATATAAATGAACCTGGAGTGATAAATAAAAAAGTAAAATATGGAACAGATAATATGGCTAAAGGACCTGCTATGAGCAGAGAGGAAGCTATAAGAGCTTTAGAAGTTGGAATAGAGGTTGCTGAGGAGCAGATTAAAAAAGGTAAAAACATTTTAGCAACTGGAGAAATGGGAATATGTAATACTACTCCTAGTGCTGCTATTGTTTCAGTTATAGGTGGATATGACCCTTTTGAAGTAACTGGAATAGGAGCAAATTTTCCAGTAGATAAACTTAAATACAAAGCAGGGGTAGTAAAGAGAGCTATAGAAGTAAACAGTCCTAATCCAAAGGACGGGATAGATGTCCTTGCTAAAGTTGGTGGACTTGAAATAGCTGGAATGGCTGGAGTAATGCTTGCTGGAGCTGCTAATAGAATACCGGTAGTAGTAGATGGATTTATTTCTTCAGCTGCTGCTCTTATAGCATGTACTATAGAACCAAAGACTAAGAATTTTCTTATACCTTCTCATGCTTCAAAGGAGAAGGGAGCGATATATGCATCAGAGCTTTTAGGATTAAAACCTATGCTTTATATGGATATGAGACTTGGAGAGGGAACAGGAGCTGTACTTGCTCTAAGTTTAATCGAATCAGCTACATATATGAATAATGAAATGATTACATTTGCTGAGGCTGGTATATCTGTATAA
- a CDS encoding 4Fe-4S binding protein, with product MAYKITDACISCGACEPECPVNAISAGDDKYVIDAAACIDCGACANVCPVDAPQAE from the coding sequence ATGGCTTATAAAATTACTGATGCTTGTATAAGCTGCGGAGCTTGTGAACCAGAGTGCCCAGTAAATGCAATTAGTGCTGGAGATGACAAATATGTAATTGATGCTGCTGCATGTATTGATTGTGGAGCTTGTGCTAATGTTTGTCCAGTAGACGCTCCTCAAGCAGAGTAA
- a CDS encoding ArsR/SmtB family transcription factor: protein MNLLNMEVEVLKALAHPTRLQIVKKLSKGTLCVCELNQDIELSQSNLSQHLKILRDANILIQERDGTRINYSIKDKEILEIVKIVEKLVQEEIKRIASQLGGI, encoded by the coding sequence TTGAATTTATTAAATATGGAAGTAGAGGTTTTAAAGGCTTTAGCTCACCCAACAAGACTTCAAATAGTAAAAAAATTATCTAAGGGAACATTGTGTGTTTGTGAATTAAATCAAGATATAGAATTAAGTCAGTCAAATCTTTCTCAACACTTAAAAATACTTAGAGATGCAAATATACTTATTCAGGAAAGAGATGGAACTAGAATTAATTACAGTATAAAAGATAAAGAGATATTAGAAATTGTAAAAATAGTTGAAAAGTTGGTTCAAGAAGAAATAAAAAGGATTGCCAGTCAATTAGGAGGAATATAA
- a CDS encoding MarR family winged helix-turn-helix transcriptional regulator: MANYYKEINKMIEKIIHNIIVLDKRGFKLGLKGEVLSFLDIYIIKIIGQNSMMSIYNLVNKTGVDRGIIASVVNKMVAGGYFKKEKSKDDKRVYMVMLTEEGKKVYDKIIDNQNNLLEFILSDITLNEEKALLKFLSKVNQKTI; encoded by the coding sequence ATGGCCAATTATTATAAAGAGATAAATAAAATGATTGAAAAAATAATACATAATATTATAGTTTTAGATAAAAGAGGTTTTAAGTTAGGTTTAAAGGGGGAAGTTTTATCTTTTCTCGATATATATATAATTAAAATTATTGGGCAAAATAGCATGATGTCTATATATAATTTAGTTAATAAAACAGGGGTAGATAGAGGAATAATAGCATCTGTAGTGAATAAAATGGTAGCAGGAGGGTATTTTAAAAAGGAAAAATCAAAAGATGATAAAAGAGTTTATATGGTAATGCTTACTGAAGAAGGTAAAAAAGTATATGATAAAATTATTGATAATCAAAATAATTTATTGGAATTTATACTTAGTGATATAACACTTAATGAAGAAAAGGCATTACTAAAGTTTTTAAGTAAGGTCAATCAAAAGACGATATAA
- a CDS encoding helix-turn-helix domain-containing protein, which produces MIDKISEKIRNLRKEQNLTLKDLSEKTGLSVSFLSQVERGSSSLAITSLKKIADALNVPMSYFFKNFDNHKFLVKSSEQKPFKIEGSNSEFIRLSGNFPDRILEAIIVTIPPGEKHGHKFNHPGEEFIYVLEGLLLVNLDGKDYIVKAGDSIHYPSEITHLWINPLEKNTKILSILTPVIF; this is translated from the coding sequence ATGATTGATAAAATTTCAGAAAAAATTAGGAATTTACGTAAAGAACAAAATTTAACTTTAAAAGATTTAAGTGAAAAAACAGGTCTATCTGTAAGTTTCCTTTCGCAAGTAGAAAGGGGAAGTTCATCTTTAGCTATAACATCACTCAAAAAAATTGCAGATGCTTTAAATGTTCCCATGTCGTATTTTTTTAAAAACTTCGATAATCATAAATTTCTTGTAAAATCGAGTGAACAAAAACCTTTCAAAATAGAAGGTTCTAACTCAGAATTTATTAGACTAAGCGGAAATTTTCCAGATAGGATTTTAGAAGCTATTATAGTTACTATTCCTCCGGGAGAAAAACATGGACATAAATTTAATCATCCCGGTGAAGAATTTATATATGTACTAGAAGGACTTCTTTTAGTCAATTTAGATGGGAAAGACTATATTGTAAAAGCAGGAGACTCTATTCATTATCCATCCGAAATTACTCATCTTTGGATAAACCCACTTGAAAAAAATACTAAAATTTTAAGTATTTTAACTCCAGTTATTTTTTAA
- a CDS encoding NAD(P)/FAD-dependent oxidoreductase has protein sequence MLNYDIVIVGGGPAGLAAAIEAKKNGVDNILVIERDRELGGILQQCIHNGFGLHIFKEELTGPEYAERFINELRELGIEYKLDTMVLNISRNKIVSAINTTDGFMTIKAGAIILAMGCRERTRGAINIPGTRPAGIFTAGTAQRFVNMEGYMVGKKVVILGSGDIGLIMARRMTLEGAQVLAVAELMPYSNGLTRNIVQCLDDYNIPLLLSHTVIDIKGKDRVEGVVIAKVDENRKPIPGTEKYFECDTLLLSVGLIPENELSINTGIEIDSVTSGPVVNESMETSIEGIFACGNVVHVHDLVDFVTEESRRAGKSAARFVKNELKDSSKELKTKAGKGIRYIVPQKVRIDNIDKELEVFMRVDNVYSDMKMKVSIDGKEIKCIKKKHLAPGEMERVKINKEDLLALEGEQIIISLEKEGA, from the coding sequence ATGCTTAATTATGATATTGTAATAGTAGGAGGAGGTCCTGCTGGACTTGCAGCAGCTATCGAAGCCAAAAAAAATGGTGTAGATAATATATTAGTAATAGAAAGGGACAGAGAATTAGGAGGAATTTTACAGCAATGTATTCATAATGGTTTTGGACTTCATATATTTAAGGAAGAATTAACAGGACCTGAATATGCAGAAAGATTTATAAATGAATTAAGAGAATTAGGGATTGAATATAAGCTAGATACAATGGTTTTAAATATAAGCAGAAATAAAATAGTTAGTGCAATTAATACTACTGATGGATTTATGACTATAAAAGCAGGTGCAATTATACTTGCCATGGGATGTAGGGAAAGAACTAGAGGAGCAATAAATATTCCGGGTACTAGACCAGCTGGAATATTTACTGCAGGAACTGCACAGCGATTTGTAAATATGGAAGGCTATATGGTAGGCAAAAAAGTGGTAATATTAGGTTCTGGAGATATAGGACTTATAATGGCTAGGAGAATGACTCTTGAAGGTGCACAGGTGCTTGCAGTAGCTGAACTTATGCCTTATTCAAATGGGCTTACTAGAAATATAGTTCAATGTCTTGATGATTACAATATACCTCTTTTACTTAGTCATACAGTGATAGATATTAAAGGTAAAGATAGAGTAGAGGGTGTTGTTATTGCAAAAGTAGATGAAAATAGAAAACCTATTCCAGGTACAGAAAAATATTTTGAGTGTGATACATTACTGTTGTCTGTAGGGCTTATTCCAGAAAATGAATTATCTATAAATACAGGTATAGAAATTGATTCTGTAACTTCAGGACCTGTTGTCAATGAATCAATGGAAACTAGTATAGAAGGAATATTTGCTTGTGGAAATGTAGTACATGTTCATGATTTGGTAGATTTTGTAACTGAAGAAAGTAGAAGAGCTGGTAAAAGTGCAGCTAGATTTGTTAAAAATGAGTTAAAAGATAGTAGTAAAGAATTGAAAACTAAGGCAGGAAAAGGTATAAGGTATATTGTTCCTCAAAAAGTTAGGATAGATAATATTGATAAAGAGTTAGAAGTTTTTATGAGAGTTGATAATGTATATTCAGATATGAAGATGAAAGTTAGTATAGATGGAAAAGAAATAAAATGTATAAAGAAAAAACATCTTGCTCCCGGAGAAATGGAGAGAGTAAAAATTAATAAAGAGGATTTATTGGCTTTAGAAGGTGAGCAGATAATCATTTCTCTTGAAAAGGAGGGAGCTTAA
- a CDS encoding Asp23/Gls24 family envelope stress response protein, which produces MKVIALVGKSGTGKSYKALSLAHEKDIEYIIDDGLLIRENKIIAGKSAKRELTKISAVKRALFLNEEHRKSVIDAIEREKPKSILILGTSEKMVRNISENLGINYIDEIVYIHDISTEEEIKLAQISRNKEGKHVIPVPTFELKKHFSGYFLNPLRIFRRKKDNTLQVSEKSVVRPTYSYRGKYVISDKAIIQIIKFVGQNTEGFYKFTKIYIKNYPHGIVVDIDVILSYGNVVTTVIKNLQKHIKREIENMTSINVLAINVCVRSLKI; this is translated from the coding sequence ATGAAAGTAATAGCTCTTGTAGGAAAAAGTGGAACGGGGAAAAGTTATAAAGCTTTATCTTTAGCTCATGAAAAGGATATAGAATATATTATAGATGATGGTTTGTTAATTAGGGAAAATAAAATAATAGCTGGCAAGTCAGCTAAAAGAGAATTAACTAAAATATCAGCTGTAAAACGAGCACTTTTTTTAAATGAGGAACATAGAAAATCAGTAATAGATGCTATAGAGAGAGAAAAACCTAAGAGTATATTAATACTTGGAACTTCTGAAAAAATGGTTAGAAATATATCAGAAAATCTTGGAATTAATTATATAGACGAAATAGTTTATATTCATGATATATCTACTGAAGAAGAAATAAAATTAGCTCAAATATCTAGAAATAAAGAAGGAAAACATGTTATACCTGTTCCGACTTTTGAATTAAAAAAACATTTTTCTGGATACTTTTTAAATCCTTTGAGGATTTTTAGAAGAAAAAAGGATAATACTTTGCAGGTATCGGAAAAGTCTGTAGTTAGACCGACTTATAGTTACAGGGGGAAATATGTAATATCTGATAAAGCAATTATACAGATAATAAAATTTGTAGGACAAAATACAGAAGGTTTTTATAAATTTACTAAAATATATATAAAAAATTATCCACATGGAATAGTTGTAGACATAGATGTAATTTTAAGTTATGGAAATGTAGTGACAACTGTTATTAAGAATTTACAAAAGCATATAAAAAGAGAAATAGAAAATATGACATCTATAAATGTATTGGCAATAAATGTATGTGTAAGAAGTTTAAAAATATAA
- the gdhA gene encoding NADP-specific glutamate dehydrogenase — protein MAGQNLNAKEYIKEVIEKVKARNASEPEFIQAVEEVLVSLEPVLEKHPEYIEANLLERITEPERQIIFRVPWVDDSGKVQVNRGFRVQFNGAIGPYKGGLRFHPSVYIGIIKFLGFEQIFKNSLTGLPIGGGKGGSDFDPRGKSDAEIMRFCQSFMTELYRHIGPDVDVPAGDIGVGGREIGYLYGQYRRIRGAFENGVLTGKGLAYGGSLIRPEATGFGVTYFAQEMLKHEGETFEGKTVAISGYGNVAWGVCQKVAELGGKVVTLSGPDGYIYDPDGVTGEKIDYLVEMLKENKGARVKDYADKYGVEFFPGEKPWGVKVDIIMPCAIQNDITLEHAKKIVANGIKFVVEGANMPCTNEAIEYFQKNGVLVGPAKAANAGGVATSALEMSQNSMRMSWTREEVDKKLHEIMVNIHNNAMKAAEEYGFGYNLVAGANIAGFLKVAEAMHAQGNY, from the coding sequence ATGGCAGGTCAAAATCTAAATGCAAAAGAGTATATTAAAGAAGTAATTGAGAAAGTTAAAGCTAGAAATGCTAGCGAACCTGAGTTTATTCAAGCAGTTGAGGAAGTACTAGTTTCTTTAGAGCCGGTTTTAGAAAAGCATCCAGAGTATATAGAAGCTAATTTATTAGAGAGAATTACTGAGCCTGAAAGACAAATAATATTCAGAGTTCCTTGGGTAGATGATAGTGGTAAGGTTCAAGTAAATAGAGGTTTTAGAGTTCAGTTTAATGGAGCTATAGGACCATACAAAGGAGGTTTAAGATTTCATCCTTCCGTATATATTGGAATTATCAAGTTTTTAGGATTTGAACAAATTTTTAAAAATTCATTGACTGGTCTTCCAATAGGTGGAGGTAAAGGTGGTTCCGATTTTGACCCAAGAGGAAAATCAGATGCTGAAATTATGAGATTTTGTCAAAGTTTTATGACTGAACTTTATAGACACATTGGACCAGATGTTGATGTTCCAGCTGGAGATATTGGAGTTGGTGGTAGAGAAATTGGATACCTTTATGGACAATATAGAAGAATTAGAGGAGCTTTTGAAAACGGGGTTCTTACTGGTAAAGGTTTAGCATATGGTGGTAGTTTAATTAGACCTGAAGCTACTGGTTTTGGTGTAACTTATTTTGCTCAAGAAATGTTAAAGCATGAAGGAGAAACTTTTGAAGGTAAGACTGTTGCTATATCAGGATATGGTAATGTTGCTTGGGGAGTATGTCAAAAAGTTGCTGAATTAGGGGGTAAAGTAGTTACTCTTTCAGGCCCAGATGGATATATTTATGACCCAGATGGAGTAACTGGAGAAAAGATAGACTATTTAGTTGAAATGTTAAAAGAAAATAAAGGTGCTAGAGTTAAGGATTATGCAGACAAGTACGGTGTAGAGTTTTTCCCAGGAGAAAAACCATGGGGAGTAAAAGTTGATATAATAATGCCATGTGCTATACAAAATGATATTACTTTGGAACATGCTAAGAAAATTGTTGCTAATGGTATTAAGTTTGTAGTTGAAGGTGCAAATATGCCATGTACAAATGAAGCAATTGAGTACTTCCAAAAGAACGGAGTGTTGGTAGGACCTGCTAAAGCTGCTAATGCCGGTGGAGTTGCTACTTCAGCTCTTGAAATGTCACAGAATAGTATGAGAATGTCTTGGACTAGAGAAGAAGTAGATAAGAAGCTTCATGAAATAATGGTTAACATTCATAATAATGCTATGAAAGCAGCTGAAGAATATGGATTCGGATATAATTTAGTTGCTGGTGCGAATATAGCTGGATTTTTAAAAGTTGCTGAGGCTATGCATGCACAAGGAAATTACTAA
- a CDS encoding DUF1667 domain-containing protein, with amino-acid sequence MDKKEMVCIVCPLGCRLTVTKNDDEYTVTGNKCNRGKEYAIKEMTNPTRVLTTTVRIKDGLLNRIPVKTNKPVPKDKIFECMQIINSIEVQAPIKMGEIIIKDILGTGADIVASRSMIKQIG; translated from the coding sequence ATGGATAAAAAAGAAATGGTTTGTATTGTATGTCCTTTAGGATGTAGATTGACTGTTACAAAAAATGATGATGAATATACAGTTACTGGTAATAAATGTAATAGAGGAAAGGAATATGCTATTAAAGAGATGACTAATCCAACGAGAGTTCTTACAACTACAGTAAGAATTAAAGATGGATTATTAAATAGAATACCTGTAAAGACAAATAAACCTGTTCCAAAAGATAAAATATTTGAGTGTATGCAGATTATAAATTCGATTGAAGTTCAAGCACCTATAAAAATGGGAGAAATTATTATAAAAGATATTTTAGGAACTGGTGCAGATATAGTAGCATCAAGAAGTATGATAAAACAAATTGGCTAA
- the dcd gene encoding dCTP deaminase: MILSGKEIKNKLGKEIVIEPFNENQLNPNSYNLRLHNELLVYENNILDMKSENKTKKIIIPPEGLILEPNKLYLGRTVEYTKTDKYVPMLEGRSSIGRLGLFIHVTAGFGDVGFCGYWTLEIFCIQPIRVYPNVEICQIYYHSIEGDYEKYSSGKYQNNKGIQPSLLYKDFEIKK, translated from the coding sequence ATGATACTTTCTGGTAAAGAAATAAAAAATAAACTTGGAAAAGAAATAGTAATAGAACCTTTTAATGAAAATCAATTAAATCCAAATAGTTATAATTTAAGACTTCATAATGAATTATTAGTTTATGAAAATAATATATTGGATATGAAATCTGAAAATAAGACTAAAAAAATTATTATTCCTCCAGAAGGATTGATTCTTGAGCCTAATAAACTTTATTTAGGAAGAACAGTTGAATATACGAAGACAGATAAATATGTTCCAATGCTGGAAGGACGTTCTTCTATAGGGAGATTAGGTTTATTTATTCATGTGACGGCAGGGTTTGGCGATGTAGGTTTTTGTGGATATTGGACGTTAGAAATATTTTGCATACAGCCAATACGAGTATATCCAAATGTAGAAATATGTCAGATATATTATCACAGTATAGAAGGGGATTATGAAAAGTATTCAAGCGGTAAATATCAAAATAATAAAGGTATACAACCTAGTTTGCTCTATAAAGATTTTGAGATAAAAAAATGA
- a CDS encoding permease: MLSWINNILKFTWLYKLIERLVENVFKVPMSTRLGSSIHFFIYDTIKIIILLAIMIFTISYIRSYFPPERTKKILSKFKGITGNIMASLLGIVTPFCSCSSVPIFIGFVEAGVPLGLTFSFLITSPIVNEAAFAILLASFGWKIAIVYVITGVVVGVIGGLIIGRLNMEKEVEEYVYQIQMGETEIEKLTTKQRVRFAIDNVRDIVKRIWLFLMIGIGIGAVIHGWAPAPVLAKYAGPNNPFAVLVAVVIGIPLYSNALGTIPIAEALINKGVGIGTALSFMMATTALSLPEVILLRKVIKPKLIAAFIIITGIGIILVGYLFNGIAHLLI, from the coding sequence ATGCTTAGCTGGATTAATAATATTTTAAAATTTACATGGCTTTACAAATTGATTGAAAGACTTGTAGAAAATGTGTTCAAAGTACCTATGTCTACAAGACTTGGTTCGAGCATACACTTTTTTATTTATGATACAATAAAAATAATTATTTTATTAGCTATAATGATTTTTACTATTTCATATATCAGAAGTTATTTTCCACCGGAAAGAACTAAAAAAATATTGAGTAAATTCAAGGGAATAACAGGAAATATTATGGCATCTCTTCTAGGTATAGTGACACCTTTTTGTTCATGTTCATCAGTTCCAATTTTTATAGGATTTGTTGAAGCAGGAGTTCCTTTAGGTCTTACATTTTCATTTTTAATTACATCACCTATTGTAAATGAGGCTGCTTTTGCTATTCTTTTGGCATCTTTTGGCTGGAAGATAGCAATTGTATATGTTATAACAGGTGTTGTTGTAGGAGTTATAGGAGGATTAATAATTGGAAGGCTTAATATGGAAAAGGAAGTAGAAGAATATGTATATCAAATACAGATGGGAGAAACAGAAATAGAAAAGTTAACAACAAAACAAAGAGTTAGATTTGCCATTGATAACGTTAGAGATATAGTGAAAAGAATATGGTTATTTTTGATGATAGGTATAGGAATAGGTGCAGTTATTCATGGATGGGCACCAGCACCAGTTCTTGCTAAATATGCTGGACCAAACAATCCATTTGCAGTATTAGTAGCAGTTGTAATAGGTATACCGCTATATTCAAATGCGTTGGGAACAATACCTATAGCAGAAGCGTTAATTAATAAAGGCGTTGGAATAGGTACAGCTTTGTCATTTATGATGGCTACAACTGCACTGTCATTGCCAGAAGTAATATTACTAAGAAAAGTTATTAAACCTAAACTTATAGCTGCTTTTATAATAATTACAGGTATAGGTATTATTTTAGTTGGATATTTATTTAATGGGATTGCCCATTTATTAATATAA
- a CDS encoding thioredoxin family protein, producing the protein MVIKVLGSGCANCKKLEENAKKAVEELGIDATIEKVEDFAEIMKYGVMKTPALVVDEKVVIKGRVAKTDEIKDILK; encoded by the coding sequence ATGGTTATAAAAGTATTAGGTTCAGGATGTGCAAATTGTAAAAAACTTGAGGAAAATGCTAAAAAAGCAGTAGAAGAATTAGGTATTGATGCTACTATTGAGAAGGTAGAAGATTTTGCTGAAATAATGAAATATGGAGTAATGAAGACTCCGGCTCTTGTAGTAGATGAAAAGGTAGTAATAAAGGGAAGAGTTGCAAAAACTGATGAAATAAAAGATATATTAAAATAA
- a CDS encoding DNA-3-methyladenine glycosylase family protein: MHVKEIENGIVLENIKDFELPHIFECGQCFRWNKEEDGSYTGVAFGKVINLRKEHDKVYIDNTNYNDFKNIWHSYFDLDRDYGKIKEKLSAIDETMKTSVEFGYGIRILKQDEWETLISFIISANNRIPMIKRAIEALSENYGSYIGNYRGKKYYSFPKPEKLYNLSLEDINFKGIGFRGKYILNAAKLVVNKEIDIYNLKNLETFKAREELMKFSGVGPKVSDCVMFFSMDKSDAFPIDVWVKRVMEYFYVPEGTSLKKIQKFAEEKFGNLAGFAQQYLFYYARELKIGKNK; encoded by the coding sequence ATGCATGTAAAAGAAATAGAAAATGGTATAGTTTTAGAGAATATAAAGGATTTTGAGCTACCTCATATATTTGAATGTGGACAATGTTTTAGATGGAATAAGGAAGAGGATGGGAGTTATACAGGAGTAGCTTTTGGAAAGGTAATAAATTTAAGAAAAGAACATGATAAGGTTTATATTGATAATACGAATTATAACGATTTTAAAAATATATGGCATAGTTACTTTGATTTAGATAGGGATTATGGAAAAATAAAAGAAAAATTATCTGCAATTGATGAAACAATGAAAACTTCTGTAGAATTTGGTTATGGAATAAGAATACTTAAGCAAGATGAATGGGAAACTCTTATTTCTTTCATAATATCTGCAAATAATAGAATACCAATGATAAAAAGGGCTATAGAAGCTTTAAGTGAAAATTATGGCAGTTATATAGGAAATTATAGAGGAAAAAAATATTACAGTTTTCCAAAACCAGAAAAATTATATAATTTAAGTCTTGAAGATATTAATTTTAAAGGTATAGGGTTTAGAGGAAAATATATATTAAATGCAGCAAAACTTGTAGTAAATAAGGAGATAGATATTTATAATTTGAAAAATTTAGAGACCTTTAAAGCAAGAGAAGAATTAATGAAGTTTTCTGGTGTGGGACCTAAAGTTTCAGATTGTGTGATGTTTTTTTCAATGGATAAAAGTGATGCATTTCCTATAGATGTATGGGTAAAAAGGGTTATGGAGTATTTTTATGTTCCGGAGGGGACAAGTTTAAAAAAAATACAAAAATTTGCTGAAGAGAAATTTGGAAATTTAGCCGGATTTGCACAACAGTATTTATTTTATTATGCAAGGGAGCTTAAAATTGGAAAAAATAAGTGA